A genome region from Kineosporia corallincola includes the following:
- a CDS encoding acyl-CoA dehydrogenase family protein, with the protein MSDVADFPYFALSEDHRELQAVLRELCTEKIAPHAAEVDETGEFPRASYEALRASDFHAPHIPEEYGGVGADALATCLVIEEVARACASSSLIPAVNKLGTLPLVLGGGEELKKKYLTPVAAGEAMFSYGLSEREAGSDTASMRTRAVRDGDDWILNGQKSWITNAGESRFYTVLAVTDPDGRRGRNIGAFVVEAGDPGFGWGAKERKLGIKGSPTRELHLDNVRLPGDRLVGKPDEGLQLALRTLDHTRVTIGAQAVGIAQGALDHAVAYVKERKQFGKHLAEFQGLQFMLADMAMAVESARQMVYAAAARSERDDADLGFFGAAAKCYASDVAMRVTVDAVQLLGGAGYVSDHPVERMMRDAKITQIYEGTNQIQRLVMARALLK; encoded by the coding sequence ATGAGCGACGTTGCCGACTTCCCGTACTTCGCGCTGTCCGAGGACCATCGTGAGCTCCAGGCCGTGCTGCGGGAGCTGTGCACCGAGAAGATCGCCCCGCACGCCGCCGAGGTGGACGAGACCGGGGAGTTCCCCCGGGCGTCCTACGAGGCCCTGCGGGCGAGCGACTTCCACGCCCCGCACATCCCCGAGGAGTACGGCGGGGTGGGCGCCGACGCGCTGGCCACCTGCCTGGTGATCGAGGAGGTCGCCCGGGCCTGCGCCTCCAGCTCGCTGATCCCGGCGGTGAACAAGCTCGGCACCCTGCCGCTCGTGCTCGGCGGCGGTGAGGAGCTGAAGAAGAAGTACCTGACGCCGGTGGCCGCCGGCGAGGCGATGTTCTCCTACGGCCTGTCCGAGCGCGAGGCGGGCAGCGACACGGCGAGCATGCGCACCCGGGCCGTGCGCGACGGCGACGACTGGATCCTGAACGGGCAGAAGTCGTGGATCACCAACGCCGGTGAGAGCCGGTTCTACACGGTGCTGGCGGTGACCGACCCGGACGGCCGGCGCGGCCGCAACATCGGCGCCTTCGTGGTGGAGGCCGGCGACCCGGGCTTCGGCTGGGGCGCCAAGGAACGCAAGCTCGGGATCAAGGGCAGCCCGACCCGCGAACTGCACCTCGACAACGTGCGCCTGCCCGGCGACCGGCTGGTCGGGAAGCCCGACGAGGGGCTGCAACTGGCGCTGCGCACCCTGGACCACACCCGGGTGACGATCGGCGCCCAGGCGGTCGGCATCGCGCAGGGCGCACTCGACCACGCCGTGGCCTACGTGAAGGAGCGCAAGCAGTTCGGCAAGCACCTGGCCGAGTTCCAGGGTCTCCAGTTCATGCTGGCCGACATGGCGATGGCGGTGGAGTCGGCGCGGCAGATGGTCTACGCGGCGGCGGCGAGGAGCGAGCGGGACGACGCCGATCTCGGCTTCTTCGGGGCCGCGGCCAAGTGCTACGCCTCGGACGTGGCGATGCGGGTGACGGTGGACGCGGTGCAGTTGCTCGGCGGTGCCGGCTACGTGAGCGACCACCCGGTGGAGCGGATGATGCGCGACGCCAAGATCACCCAGATCTACGAGGGCACCAACCAGATCCAGCGGCTGGTGATGGCCCGGGCGCTGCTGAAGTGA
- a CDS encoding DinB family protein, which produces MPLWTAPAPDVSPHDHDATTTGPERELLEGYLGFCRLTFQNVCAGLTAEQLAARPLPTSMSLIGLARHLTKVERVWLRIRAGGQDVPNPYPETDSDFDGASAAGAEADLLTYLAEWAAADAAVRDVSIEHTVEVRGETLSLRMIYVHLIGEYQRHNGHADLIRESLDGVTGR; this is translated from the coding sequence ATGCCTCTTTGGACGGCCCCTGCGCCGGACGTATCCCCGCACGACCACGACGCCACCACCACCGGGCCGGAGCGCGAGCTGCTGGAGGGCTACCTGGGTTTCTGCCGGCTGACGTTCCAGAACGTCTGCGCCGGGCTGACCGCCGAGCAGCTGGCCGCGCGCCCGCTGCCGACCTCGATGTCGCTGATCGGCCTGGCCCGGCACCTGACCAAGGTGGAGCGGGTCTGGCTGCGGATCCGGGCCGGCGGCCAGGACGTGCCGAACCCCTACCCCGAAACGGATTCCGACTTCGACGGGGCGAGCGCGGCCGGTGCCGAGGCGGACCTGCTCACCTACCTGGCCGAGTGGGCGGCGGCGGACGCGGCCGTACGCGACGTGTCGATCGAGCACACCGTCGAGGTGCGCGGCGAGACGCTGTCACTGCGGATGATCTACGTGCACCTCATCGGTGAGTACCAGCGGCACAACGGTCACGCCGACCTGATCCGGGAATCGCTGGACGGCGTGACCGGTCGCTAG
- a CDS encoding LLM class F420-dependent oxidoreductase, which yields MRFGLFIPQGWRLDLVGVDVSDHWPTMLRVAQQAESGPWESIWVYDHFHTTPVPTSEATHEAWTLMAALAATTSRVRLGQMCTCMGYRNPMYLAKVAATTDVISGGRVEMGIGGGWYEHEWNAYGYGFPSAGDRLGMLADGVEIMRQAWSNGVATHSGEHYQVDGALSYPLPVQEGGIPFWIAGGGEKKTLRIAAKYAAYTNFAGDPETFTHKSEVLAGHCRDLGRDFGEITRSTNYNVVIGRDQAEVDERLARLEERYKPFLAPETVARTVENVRSAGLVGTPEQIVGQLKQMSGLGLEYVITYFPEIATDSSGFELFQKEVLPELA from the coding sequence ATGCGCTTCGGATTGTTCATCCCGCAGGGCTGGCGGCTCGACCTGGTCGGGGTCGACGTCAGCGATCACTGGCCGACGATGCTCCGGGTGGCCCAGCAGGCCGAGTCCGGTCCCTGGGAAAGCATCTGGGTCTACGACCACTTCCACACCACCCCGGTACCGACCTCGGAGGCCACGCACGAGGCGTGGACCCTGATGGCCGCCCTGGCCGCCACCACCAGCCGGGTCCGGCTCGGCCAGATGTGCACGTGCATGGGCTACCGCAACCCGATGTACCTGGCCAAGGTCGCGGCCACGACCGACGTCATCTCCGGCGGCCGGGTCGAGATGGGGATCGGCGGTGGCTGGTACGAGCACGAGTGGAACGCCTACGGTTACGGCTTCCCGAGCGCCGGGGACCGGCTCGGCATGCTGGCGGACGGCGTCGAGATCATGCGTCAGGCCTGGAGCAACGGCGTGGCCACCCACTCCGGCGAGCACTACCAGGTGGACGGCGCGCTGAGCTACCCGCTGCCGGTGCAGGAGGGTGGAATCCCGTTCTGGATCGCGGGTGGTGGCGAGAAGAAGACCCTGCGGATCGCCGCGAAGTACGCCGCCTACACCAACTTCGCCGGTGACCCGGAGACCTTCACACACAAGTCCGAGGTGCTCGCCGGGCACTGCCGCGACCTGGGCCGCGACTTCGGCGAGATCACCCGCAGCACCAACTACAACGTCGTCATCGGCCGCGACCAGGCCGAGGTGGACGAGCGGCTGGCCCGGCTGGAGGAGCGGTACAAGCCGTTCCTCGCGCCGGAGACGGTGGCCCGCACGGTGGAGAACGTGCGCTCCGCCGGGCTGGTCGGCACTCCCGAGCAGATCGTCGGGCAGCTGAAGCAGATGAGCGGCCTCGGGCTGGAGTACGTGATCACCTACTTCCCGGAGATCGCCACGGATTCCAGCGGGTTCGAGCTGTTCCAGAAGGAAGTGCTGCCCGAGCTGGCCTAG
- a CDS encoding anthranilate synthase family protein: MPHQQQEQHRGRELGQVVARLEAAPAFAVLHRPGENPSAAEILVGAVTEVVSVQDIPEPEDGEAVLAAIGFRQIAERGFEAVDDGTPVLALRVTERFHVDLGELVAQLPDGPDGFVDNGFDVSDADYERTVRDVLNQEIAAGEGSNFVIHRCLTGRIDLENGSRARAALGVLRRLLLNERNAYWTFLLHTPRTTLVGATPERHVSLESGVVTMNPISGTLRHPAGGFADETSRRAALETFLADAKERDELAMVVDEELKMMAAVTRGGGRVSGPFLKPMAHLTHTEYVLDGQATADVRDILTATMFAPTVTGSPIRNACRVIARHERRGRRYYGGVLALIDRDEAGDQRLDAPILIRTAEIAPDGTVRVAAGATLVRGSGPEAELAETRSKAAGIMAALTGETVPGRTVSPTGPHPEDATLGRLLSSRNDDLSRHWLRPAAAAEPVNGLVHVVNAEDDFTAMLAHVLRAQGFAVTGHSWDDLSGPLGNDLVTTDEPVVLGPGPGDPRDIMNRRIRALRSLAEGRLSMSLPTLGICLGHQILSLALGFEVSRLPAPDQGRQRGIDLFGERHRVGFYNSFAVSGAGRATTSTDDAGQYVYALRARNVSGFQFHPESVLTTEGGRILAAELGRLTTSRSGPVKEHTMS; this comes from the coding sequence ATGCCCCACCAGCAGCAAGAACAGCACCGTGGCCGGGAACTCGGGCAGGTCGTGGCCCGGCTCGAGGCCGCGCCCGCCTTCGCCGTCCTTCATCGGCCCGGCGAAAACCCCTCGGCCGCCGAGATCCTCGTCGGCGCCGTGACGGAAGTCGTTTCTGTTCAAGACATCCCGGAACCGGAGGACGGCGAGGCCGTGCTCGCCGCCATCGGCTTCCGGCAGATCGCCGAACGCGGTTTCGAGGCGGTGGACGACGGAACACCGGTCCTGGCCCTGCGGGTGACCGAACGGTTCCACGTCGACCTGGGCGAACTGGTGGCCCAGCTGCCGGACGGCCCGGACGGGTTCGTGGACAACGGCTTCGACGTGAGTGACGCCGACTACGAACGCACCGTGCGGGACGTGCTGAACCAGGAGATCGCGGCGGGGGAGGGGTCCAACTTCGTCATCCACCGATGCCTGACCGGGCGGATCGACCTGGAGAACGGGTCGCGCGCGCGGGCTGCCCTCGGCGTCCTCAGAAGGCTCCTGCTGAACGAGCGCAACGCCTACTGGACCTTCCTGCTGCACACCCCGCGCACCACTCTGGTCGGAGCCACCCCGGAACGGCACGTCAGCCTGGAATCCGGTGTGGTCACGATGAATCCGATCTCCGGCACGCTGCGCCACCCGGCCGGCGGGTTCGCCGACGAGACCTCGCGGCGGGCGGCGCTGGAGACGTTCCTGGCCGACGCCAAGGAGCGCGACGAGCTGGCCATGGTGGTGGACGAGGAACTCAAGATGATGGCCGCGGTCACCCGTGGCGGTGGCCGGGTGAGCGGGCCGTTCCTCAAGCCGATGGCCCATCTGACCCACACCGAGTACGTGCTGGACGGGCAGGCCACCGCGGACGTGCGCGACATCCTCACCGCCACGATGTTCGCGCCCACGGTCACCGGCAGCCCGATCCGCAACGCCTGTCGCGTGATCGCCCGGCACGAGAGGAGGGGACGGCGCTACTACGGCGGGGTGCTCGCCCTGATCGACCGCGACGAGGCCGGTGACCAGCGGCTCGACGCCCCGATCCTGATCCGCACCGCCGAGATCGCCCCGGACGGCACGGTGCGGGTGGCCGCCGGGGCGACCCTGGTGCGGGGCTCCGGGCCGGAGGCGGAACTGGCCGAGACTCGTTCCAAGGCAGCGGGAATCATGGCCGCGCTGACCGGTGAGACGGTGCCCGGCCGGACCGTCTCGCCGACCGGACCGCACCCTGAGGACGCCACGCTCGGGCGGTTGCTGTCCAGCCGCAACGACGACCTGTCCCGACACTGGCTGCGGCCGGCCGCAGCGGCCGAGCCGGTGAACGGCCTCGTGCACGTGGTCAACGCCGAGGACGACTTCACCGCCATGCTGGCCCACGTGCTGCGGGCCCAGGGCTTCGCGGTGACCGGGCACAGCTGGGACGACCTGTCCGGCCCGCTCGGGAACGACCTGGTCACCACGGACGAGCCGGTGGTGCTCGGCCCGGGCCCGGGCGACCCGCGCGACATCATGAATCGCCGGATCCGTGCCCTGCGCTCGCTGGCGGAGGGCCGCCTGAGCATGAGCCTGCCCACCCTCGGCATCTGCCTGGGACACCAGATCCTCTCGCTGGCACTGGGATTCGAGGTGTCCCGGCTGCCCGCACCGGACCAGGGGCGGCAGCGCGGCATCGACCTGTTCGGTGAGCGTCACCGGGTCGGGTTCTACAACAGCTTCGCGGTGTCGGGCGCCGGCCGGGCGACGACGAGCACGGACGACGCCGGGCAGTACGTGTACGCCCTGCGGGCCCGCAACGTGTCCGGGTTCCAGTTCCACCCCGAGTCGGTGCTGACCACCGAGGGCGGCCGGATCCTCGCGGCCGAGCTGGGGCGGCTGACCACGTCGAGGTCCGGTCCGGTGAAGGAGCACACGATGAGCTGA